Within the Opitutaceae bacterium TAV5 genome, the region ATTGCCGAAACGCCAAGAACCTCAAATGGCGGAGTATCGGACCAGTCAAATTCGCCTATGAGGCCGTTGCGACCTCCGTGGGTCATCTTCCACCAGCGGCCGGTGTTTTCATCGAAGACGACATCATGTTCGCCATGCCGTTTGGGCGATCCGAACCGGATCAGCGGATTTTCCGAAAAGAAAAGACCGTGCGCCCTTGCCCATTCGCCAAGCGACTCTCTTTCGCGGGCTCTACGAGCACTCCGTTGATGTAGTAAGGCTGATTGTGATCCGCCCAGGCTTCGGCGGAGGTACGCCGCCGCATCTGCAAGGCTTTTTCCCTGAGTTTCGCCGGGTTGATTTTCATGCATCAAAAGGTGACGTTTTTGGGCTGAATGGCGAATTTTTTCAAGAATCCCTTCACCGCCAAAGCAGAGGTTCGGCGGGTGTGCCGTGTTTCGACGCCTCCCGGTCTTTCATCGCGTCAGCCGTGCCAGCCGCCAGACGAGCAGCACGGCGGCGATGGCGAGGCCGCTGGCGAGTGCGCCCCAGATGCCGAGCGCACCGGCCGGGCCGCGCACGCCAATGAAGTAGCCCGCCGGAATGGCCAGCAACCAGTAGGCGGCAAAGGTGATCGCCGTCGGCACACGTACATCCGTGAGCCCGCGCAACGCCCCGACCGCCACGACCTGTGCGCCGTCGAAAAGCTGGAAAATCGCCGCCACGATCAGCAACCGGGCGGCCAGGGCCACGACTTCCGGGTCCTCGGGCACGAAGCCGCGCGCGAGCGTGGCGCCCGCCAGCCAGAAAAACAGCGCCGCGGCGCTCATGAAGACGCAACTCATCGCGAGGGAGCCGAACGCCGTCGGGCGGCGCGCCGCCAGGCGTCCTTCGCCGACGAGGCTGCTCATGCGGATGCCCACTGCCATCGAAAGGCCGAGCGGCACCATGAACGTCACTCCGGCGCAGGTGAGCGCGATCTGGTGCGCCGCCAGCGCCGGTGCGCTGATCCAGCCCATCATCAACGCCGCCATGGTGAAGGCCGTGACCTCGAACAGCAGCATGGCCGCCGCCGGAGCGCCGATTTTCAGCATCTCGCGGAAGCCGGCGGCATGCAGGCGGGCGGTCCAGCGTTGCCAGAGTCCGCCGGCATCGCCGGGGCGGGCACGCGGCCAGGCGTCACGCAGGCGTTGCGCGCGGCGCGCCCATGCGATGATCGCAACCAGCGTGCCGAGGCGGGCGAGCAAGGTGGCCAGGCCCGCGCCGGTGAGCCCGAGCGCGGGGGCGCCGAGCTCGCCGTAGATGAGTATCCAGTTAAGTACTACGTTGAGACCGACGCCTCCGAGCATGATGACCATCGGGATCCATGGACGCCCGAGCGCCTCGGCAAATTGCCGGAATGCCTGGAAGAGCATCGCCGGCACCACGGAGAGGGCGATCAGCACGTAGTAGGGGCCGACGATGGCGATGACTTCCGCCGGCTGGCCGAAGTGGTGGAGCTGCCCGGTCAGCGGCAGCATGAGGGCGAGCTGGAGGA harbors:
- a CDS encoding multidrug transporter MATE, with the protein product MSTVLKEARATLALAVPIIVGQTSQMLINVADSVMIGRVGTTELAAAAFAGSVFNVIFLGGLGLLVPVSLFTARAHGARDPAGIASWLKHGVALAAFTCVLQLALMLPLTGQLHHFGQPAEVIAIVGPYYVLIALSVVPAMLFQAFRQFAEALGRPWIPMVIMLGGVGLNVVLNWILIYGELGAPALGLTGAGLATLLARLGTLVAIIAWARRAQRLRDAWPRARPGDAGGLWQRWTARLHAAGFREMLKIGAPAAAMLLFEVTAFTMAALMMGWISAPALAAHQIALTCAGVTFMVPLGLSMAVGIRMSSLVGEGRLAARRPTAFGSLAMSCVFMSAAALFFWLAGATLARGFVPEDPEVVALAARLLIVAAIFQLFDGAQVVAVGALRGLTDVRVPTAITFAAYWLLAIPAGYFIGVRGPAGALGIWGALASGLAIAAVLLVWRLARLTR